Sequence from the Ochrobactrum sp. Marseille-Q0166 genome:
CCCGTCAGGCAGGCAACTCAAGCCCTGTTAACGTGACAACACCCATCTGCGCGTTGATGACAGGCGTGTCTTGAGTGGAATTATATTCATTCTTCGCAATGGGTTACGGTGGTGTGATGCCCCTCGGGAATACGGGCCTTGTAAAACGCTCTATAATCGTTGGAACCGTTGGTGTCTCAAGGGGATATTTGCTCAAATATTGGAAGGCCTGTCTTCCAAGTCGCCGGCCGGAAAGACCGTCATGATGGATGCGACCTATTTGAAAGCACACCGCACGGCTTCAAGCCTACAGTTAAAAAAGGGGGCGATGGACGCCTGATCGGTCGGACGAACGGTGGCATGAATACCAAATTGCACGCCGTCACCGACACGCAGGGGCGTCCCATCAGGTTACACGTCACGGCCGGACAAATCAGCGACTATACAGGAGCTGCAGTCTTAATCGAGATGTTACCGAAGGTCGACTGGCTTCTTGCTGACAGAGGCTATGATGCAGACTGGTTCAGAAAACAGTTAAAAGACAAAGAGATAAAGCCATGCATCCCGGGGCGCAAAAACCGCAAGAAGGCTATCAAGTATGATAAACGCCGATACAAGCGGCGCAATCGTATCGAAATCATGTTTGGAAGACTGAAAGACTGGCGCAGAATTGCCACCCGTTATGATCGCTGCCCGATTGTGTTCCGAGCAGCAATAGATCTCGCAGCAGCCGTCATCTTCTGGCTCGGAAACCAATGAGTCCTGAGCCTAACAAAAGCGTTCTCTCTTAAACAGCAATTAGAAGCCATCGCCACACAAGTGGGTGTGGGTCCAAGGCTAAGGCTTGCTCCGTACCGAACGGATTTTTGCAACACGTTCGTTTCAGGCGTTCCACGAGCTTGCTGTCAATCAGCATTAAAACCTGACCAAGACGCCTATGACTATGGTCGGGCCGCTTTACGTTTCGTCTCATCTGAAATTCTGGGGAACGCTCAAAAATTCGAGAGAGACATTGAAATCGTCTATCAATCAGGAAACATGTGCTGTCTGTTGCCCACTCGAGTCAACATCTGAGACGCGTCGCGTCATTATATTTCACAGTGCTTTAGGAAAGTGGTTCCCTAACTTTGATCCTCGTTCGTCAATATAAGAGGAGTAGTGCCGGATAGGCTAGCGCTCCCTGCCGCTGCGATCAACGGGATTCTGTACCAGTTTGACGATGCAAGCAAAACGGTGCGAGGATAAAAGTAAATGCAGGTGAAAAATGGTTTTTCTACTAATGCTCAGTTGAAGGCGCTCGCCGCCCGGTCGGCCATGTGGCCAGAGGTGCGGACGAACTTGGGCGATCCTGAACCGGGATGGATTACGGCCCATGCGTTTTTCGCGGACGACGCGGCAATCGACGAATATCTTCATTATGAAGGCTCGTTTCATCAGGACACCGACCGCAAGACCTGCGCGGCTGCCATGATGGTTGATTATTGCTACGTCTTCGCCTTGGCGACAGTTCCGCTCTTCGCCGGCTTCGGCATCGTGCCCGATATGTCGCCGCGGCAATACGCGATGCAATTCTACACCGCTCCACTGGAGCACGACGGCCGAACCTTCGAGGTGCGCCGCGCTCATGTCCGCTTTCTATCGCCAGCCTTCTGGACAGACAGGGAAGAGAGTGAGGTTGATGCGTGGCAGCTGATGCATCATGACGGTCTGTGCGATTTCTACCGCCGCTCCGTCGAGGATCATGTCCGGCCGCTAGTGGAAAAGCTTGCCAGCAGGTCCGGCCTGTCGAGCAATGCGCTCTGGCGCTTGGTTGCGGACGCCATCGCTGCCTGCTTCCTTGATGCCGGACGGCGCTTCGGGTGCCTTGAAGAAGCCAAAGCGACGGCAATGACTGTTCTCAAGTATCCCGGGTCGCCGCTTTATAACCGTCAGCTTCATTTTTTCGACCTGACCTTGCGCGACGAACGGCAGCGTGAGTTGCTGACCTGGACTTTTCGTGCGCGCGGCGGGTGCTGCCGTTACTACACGGTGGAAGATGGAACGCTTTGCGAGACATGCGTGCTGAAGAAGCCGGCGGACCGGAATGCCGAGTTGCTGCGCGTCATGCGTCTCAGGTACGCGTCCATCTCCGGCGAGGCCCACGGCCGCGATACAGGAAGCGAGTCGGCTGGCTGAATTG
This genomic interval carries:
- a CDS encoding ferric iron reductase; the protein is MQVKNGFSTNAQLKALAARSAMWPEVRTNLGDPEPGWITAHAFFADDAAIDEYLHYEGSFHQDTDRKTCAAAMMVDYCYVFALATVPLFAGFGIVPDMSPRQYAMQFYTAPLEHDGRTFEVRRAHVRFLSPAFWTDREESEVDAWQLMHHDGLCDFYRRSVEDHVRPLVEKLASRSGLSSNALWRLVADAIAACFLDAGRRFGCLEEAKATAMTVLKYPGSPLYNRQLHFFDLTLRDERQRELLTWTFRARGGCCRYYTVEDGTLCETCVLKKPADRNAELLRVMRLRYASISGEAHGRDTGSESAG